A genomic stretch from Hymenobacter psoromatis includes:
- a CDS encoding N-acetylglucosamine kinase, whose protein sequence is MILIADGGSTKTNWCQLFDTGQRVYFNTEGYNPDFVDTAFIVASLEKNLPDTLPRAEAREIYFYGAGVSSPAKAEVIAAAMRQVFTGANKVEVTEDLLAAARALLGHAPGFAAILGTGTNSCIYDGEKITHNVDSLGYFLGDEGSGSFLGKRLLRDYLRNLLPDGLQEALKQEYQLGNRNDIIDRLYNQPLPNRFLASFAKFAYDHNNVSYCRQIVVEAFEAFFQNIVVHYPGYRDLSFNCIGSVAYNFRDALTQVANGHGMQVGKIVRSPIDDLVSFHEG, encoded by the coding sequence ATGATTCTCATTGCCGACGGTGGCTCGACCAAAACCAATTGGTGCCAGCTTTTTGATACGGGCCAGCGCGTGTATTTCAACACGGAAGGCTACAATCCTGACTTTGTGGACACGGCCTTCATCGTGGCTTCGCTCGAAAAAAACCTGCCCGATACGCTGCCCCGCGCCGAGGCCCGCGAAATCTACTTCTACGGCGCGGGCGTGTCGAGCCCGGCCAAGGCCGAGGTGATTGCCGCCGCCATGCGCCAGGTTTTTACCGGTGCCAACAAGGTGGAGGTGACCGAAGACCTGCTGGCCGCTGCCCGCGCCTTGCTGGGCCACGCGCCGGGCTTCGCGGCCATTCTGGGCACGGGCACCAACTCGTGCATCTATGATGGCGAGAAAATTACGCACAACGTGGATTCGCTGGGCTATTTTCTGGGTGATGAGGGCAGCGGCTCGTTTCTGGGCAAGCGCCTGCTGCGCGACTACCTGCGCAACCTGCTGCCCGACGGCTTGCAGGAAGCCCTGAAACAGGAATATCAGCTCGGCAACCGCAACGATATCATCGACCGGCTCTATAACCAGCCGCTGCCCAACCGCTTCCTGGCCAGCTTCGCCAAGTTTGCCTACGACCACAACAACGTGAGCTACTGCCGCCAGATTGTGGTGGAGGCGTTCGAGGCATTCTTCCAAAACATTGTCGTGCACTACCCTGGCTATCGGGACCTGAGCTTTAATTGCATCGGGTCGGTAGCGTATAATTTCCGCGACGCGCTCACGCAGGTGGCCAACGGCCACGGCATGCAGGTGGGCAAGATTGTGCGTTCGCCCATCGACGACCTGGTGAGCTTTCACGAGGGGTAG
- a CDS encoding 1,4-alpha-glucan-branching protein, which translates to MKKPRLHGQWLLALLVLLGWASAAQAQVTASPAAFTADTPVTLTYDATQGNAALNNFTGDVYIYTGVVTTGPTDIGWTYVKSPTFGQADPAAKMTRSPTNPNLYTITFTPRTFYGVPSGTPIYRLGMIFKDAAGATVGRTTAGGDIFVNVAQNSFNLRFASPSGAVPYYFPLNTATSVTVATNSAATITLFLNGVQVAQQANTTSLTAPITLTSAAAGTLTATATDGTTTATIQAAVQSYPAVTVAALPAGANVDGITYLNGGTSAILTLTAPRKQFVYVVGDFNNWQPTAAGFMNRTTASSPAALSDPASAADAASARWWVQVDGLTPGTEYAYQFLVDGQLRVADSYCAKILDPANDKAIPASTYPGLVAAYPTGKATGIVSVLQPGKAAYPWTATNFQRPTRPNMVVYELLVRDFVAAHNYQTLRDTLNYIQRLGANVIELMPINEFDNNDSWGYNPSFYFAPDKYYGTQDALKAFIDECHRRGIAVVLDMVLNHSTGNSPMVQLYGNISSGPTADNPWFNTVAPHPYSVYNDLNHESPYTRLFTKNVIKFWLQEYHVDGYRFDLAGGFSQVPKTTDNYGNYDQSRVNIWEDYYNYQMSVDNTSYPILEHFPNGVSSTNPTDEGKVLSDYGLMLWSNLNPNYTQAAMGYSSGWDLSYGYYGGQGGRGWSAPNAIGYMESHDEERMQFKNTAYGNASGSYNVKDLATGLKRDELAATLFFTQPGPRLVWQFGEVGYDYSINTCSDGTTITTDCRTAAKPIRWNYYQDANRRHLYDTYRALIALKKQPVFTAPTAYTQNLGGAVKTISLTSTDLSVVSFGNFDVVANTATITFPATGTWYNYLDGTQLSVANPGTVLTLQPGQYAVYTSRKLTAPTGSTLATKSPETAVFQLSVAPNPAAGTTTLAYALPTAATTTIVVQNLLGQTIRQLPAARQAAGPQTQALPLQGLAPGVYLVRLQADGQTQTARLLVQ; encoded by the coding sequence ATGAAAAAACCTCGACTCCACGGGCAGTGGCTACTGGCCTTGCTAGTGCTGCTGGGCTGGGCCTCGGCGGCCCAGGCGCAGGTCACGGCCAGCCCGGCCGCCTTCACGGCCGATACGCCCGTGACCCTCACCTACGATGCCACCCAGGGCAACGCGGCCCTCAACAACTTCACGGGCGACGTCTACATCTATACCGGCGTGGTCACGACCGGCCCCACCGACATCGGCTGGACCTACGTCAAGAGCCCCACCTTCGGCCAGGCCGACCCGGCGGCGAAGATGACGCGCAGCCCTACCAACCCCAATCTCTACACCATCACCTTCACGCCCCGCACGTTTTACGGGGTGCCGAGCGGCACGCCCATCTACCGGCTGGGCATGATTTTCAAGGATGCGGCCGGTGCCACGGTGGGCCGCACCACCGCTGGCGGCGACATTTTTGTGAACGTGGCGCAGAACTCCTTCAACCTGCGCTTTGCCAGCCCCAGCGGCGCGGTGCCCTACTACTTCCCGCTGAACACGGCCACCAGCGTGACCGTGGCGACCAACTCGGCGGCTACGATTACGCTGTTTCTCAATGGCGTGCAGGTGGCGCAGCAGGCCAACACGACCAGCCTGACCGCGCCCATTACGCTGACCTCAGCGGCGGCGGGCACGCTCACGGCCACGGCCACCGATGGCACCACTACGGCTACCATTCAGGCGGCGGTGCAGAGCTACCCGGCCGTGACGGTGGCCGCGCTGCCGGCCGGCGCCAACGTCGATGGCATTACCTACCTCAACGGCGGCACGTCGGCCATTCTCACCCTCACGGCCCCGCGCAAGCAGTTCGTGTACGTGGTGGGCGATTTCAACAACTGGCAGCCCACGGCGGCCGGCTTCATGAACCGCACCACCGCCAGCAGCCCCGCTGCGCTCAGCGACCCGGCCTCGGCGGCCGACGCGGCCAGCGCCCGCTGGTGGGTGCAGGTTGACGGCCTCACGCCCGGCACCGAGTATGCCTACCAGTTTTTGGTAGATGGCCAGCTGCGCGTGGCCGACTCGTACTGCGCCAAAATTCTGGACCCCGCCAATGACAAGGCCATTCCGGCCAGCACCTACCCCGGCCTGGTGGCCGCCTACCCCACCGGCAAGGCCACGGGCATCGTGTCGGTGCTGCAGCCCGGCAAAGCTGCCTACCCCTGGACGGCCACCAACTTCCAGCGCCCGACCCGCCCCAACATGGTGGTGTATGAGCTGCTGGTGCGCGACTTCGTGGCCGCCCACAATTACCAGACCCTGCGCGACACGCTCAACTATATTCAGCGCCTCGGGGCCAACGTGATTGAGCTGATGCCGATTAACGAGTTTGATAACAACGATAGCTGGGGCTATAACCCGAGCTTCTACTTCGCGCCCGACAAATACTACGGCACCCAGGACGCGCTGAAAGCCTTCATCGACGAGTGCCACCGCCGCGGCATCGCGGTGGTGCTGGATATGGTGCTCAACCATTCGACCGGCAACAGCCCGATGGTGCAGCTCTACGGCAATATTTCGAGCGGTCCCACGGCCGATAATCCCTGGTTCAATACCGTGGCCCCGCACCCGTACAGCGTTTATAACGACCTCAACCACGAGAGCCCCTACACCCGGCTCTTTACCAAGAACGTCATCAAGTTCTGGCTGCAGGAGTACCACGTCGATGGCTACCGCTTCGACCTGGCCGGCGGCTTTAGCCAGGTGCCCAAAACGACCGACAACTACGGCAACTACGACCAGTCGCGCGTCAACATCTGGGAAGATTATTACAACTACCAGATGAGCGTGGACAATACCTCCTACCCCATCCTGGAGCACTTTCCCAACGGCGTGAGCAGCACCAACCCCACCGACGAGGGCAAGGTGCTGAGCGACTACGGCCTGATGCTCTGGAGCAACCTGAACCCCAACTACACCCAGGCCGCGATGGGCTACAGCTCGGGCTGGGACCTGAGCTACGGCTACTACGGCGGCCAGGGGGGGAGGGGCTGGAGCGCGCCCAACGCCATCGGCTACATGGAAAGCCACGACGAGGAGCGGATGCAGTTTAAAAACACGGCCTATGGCAATGCCAGCGGCAGCTACAACGTGAAGGACCTGGCCACGGGCCTCAAGCGCGATGAGCTGGCGGCGACGCTCTTCTTTACCCAGCCCGGCCCGCGCCTGGTGTGGCAGTTTGGCGAAGTGGGCTATGATTACAGCATCAACACCTGCTCGGACGGCACCACCATTACCACCGACTGCCGCACCGCGGCCAAGCCCATTCGCTGGAACTACTACCAGGATGCCAACCGCCGCCACCTCTACGACACCTACCGCGCCCTCATTGCCCTAAAAAAGCAGCCGGTATTTACCGCGCCCACCGCCTACACCCAAAACCTGGGCGGCGCCGTGAAGACCATCAGCCTCACGAGTACGGACCTGAGCGTGGTGTCGTTTGGCAACTTCGATGTGGTGGCTAACACGGCTACCATCACCTTCCCGGCCACCGGCACCTGGTATAACTACCTCGACGGCACGCAGTTGAGCGTCGCGAACCCTGGCACGGTCCTCACGCTGCAGCCCGGCCAGTACGCCGTGTACACGAGCCGCAAGCTCACGGCCCCCACCGGCTCCACCCTGGCCACCAAGTCGCCGGAAACCGCCGTGTTCCAGCTCAGCGTGGCCCCCAACCCGGCCGCTGGCACCACCACCCTGGCCTACGCGCTGCCCACGGCGGCCACCACCACCATTGTGGTGCAAAACCTGCTGGGCCAGACCATCCGGCAGCTGCCTGCCGCCCGCCAGGCCGCCGGCCCGCAAACCCAGGCGCTGCCGCTGCAAGGCCTGGCCCCCGGCGTGTACCTGGTGCGCCTGCAAGCCGATGGCCAGACCCAGACGGCCCGCCTGCTGGTGCAGTAA